The Gemmata palustris genome includes a region encoding these proteins:
- a CDS encoding glycosyltransferase family 4 protein: MRITFICPPFDLSGGQRVIATYAEHLQRRGHHVVVLAPPHRRRSIREIARSLYYTRRWPAYSISAHINQVAVERRTLDRHRPVTDSDVPNADVVIATWWETAEWVMALSPSKGTKAYFLQHHEVFDYLPVARSEATWRLPIQKIVVAQWLADLARDRYGDPSAQVVRNAVDQDLFHAEPRGKNLVPTVGLMYSTAPFKGCDVSLEAVRIASAQLPSLRLLAFGCSPINPRLPLHPGAEYHLQPPQQRIRELYSRCDAWLFASRSEGFGLPILEAMACRTPVIGTPAGAAPELLAEGGGYLVRPEDPEDMAAAIVRLCGLPDSDWRILSERAHSVATRYTWDDATDLFEGALRTAMEKGSSLGELATS, from the coding sequence ATGAGAATTACGTTCATCTGCCCGCCGTTCGACCTCAGCGGCGGGCAACGTGTCATAGCCACCTATGCGGAACACCTCCAGCGACGGGGACACCACGTTGTCGTGTTGGCACCACCACATCGGCGACGGAGCATCCGGGAGATCGCCCGTTCGCTATACTACACCCGTCGGTGGCCGGCCTATTCGATTTCGGCTCACATAAATCAGGTCGCGGTGGAGCGCCGCACCCTCGACCGGCATCGACCCGTCACGGATAGCGATGTCCCAAACGCCGATGTCGTGATTGCGACTTGGTGGGAGACGGCCGAGTGGGTGATGGCCCTATCCCCATCAAAGGGGACAAAGGCGTACTTCCTTCAACACCACGAGGTCTTCGACTATCTTCCCGTCGCTCGGTCCGAGGCGACCTGGCGGCTACCGATACAAAAAATAGTAGTCGCTCAATGGTTGGCCGACTTGGCGCGAGATCGGTACGGTGATCCCTCGGCACAGGTCGTGCGCAATGCGGTGGACCAAGACCTGTTCCACGCAGAGCCCCGGGGCAAAAATCTGGTGCCCACCGTCGGTTTGATGTACTCGACGGCCCCTTTTAAGGGATGCGATGTCAGCCTTGAAGCGGTCCGGATAGCGTCGGCGCAACTCCCTTCGCTGCGCCTCTTGGCCTTCGGATGCTCACCCATCAACCCACGATTGCCCTTACATCCTGGCGCCGAGTACCACCTCCAACCGCCTCAACAGCGGATCCGAGAACTCTACTCGCGTTGTGATGCTTGGTTGTTCGCGAGCCGTTCGGAGGGCTTCGGCCTCCCGATCTTGGAAGCAATGGCCTGCCGCACGCCGGTGATCGGCACGCCCGCCGGCGCCGCCCCGGAACTGCTCGCAGAAGGGGGGGGGTATTTGGTTCGACCTGAAGACCCAGAAGATATGGCCGCGGCGATTGTTCGATTGTGCGGTCTCCCGGATTCGGACTGGCGGATCCTATCCGAACGTGCCCACAGCGTCGCCACGAGATACACGTGGGATGATGCAACTGACCTGTTTGAAGGGGCACTCAGAACGGCAATGGAGAAGGGTTCTTCGCTCGGAGAACTTGCCACCTCCTGA
- a CDS encoding polysaccharide pyruvyl transferase family protein, whose translation MSDLIPHTREHTAWPRRVTLCGSFGFHNAGDEAAPLAVADLAHSIGADIGFDVVGRFDRPDMPDVIGLGAHDKARQERLRGQPVLFVGGGVVESMPHSVLARCRRLVRDSRPARVSLFAAAVEADVKYRMLVRWQIRRALGGMAQLYVRDVLSAEVLRRLVPKRTVTVTGDVVLWMQAEPELPIPVRSIGRYIAVSLADVWKGTPGWCDWLAAQLARIARRLDAAVVFVPCSARFSDDCGEHDRVAGQLAALNPNIPVVRIGDGLGPRGVAAVLGGAVLAIGMRLHACVMAYAQRTPCVGLAYHPKLIGFARTTGCDHWFIPTRTLGKQTAPYGYTFADTGLATTDLESVAMDALENTSYERLDELRGQLVEAFVRSIAS comes from the coding sequence ATGAGTGACCTCATCCCACACACACGTGAACACACCGCCTGGCCCCGGAGGGTGACCCTCTGCGGTTCTTTTGGTTTTCACAACGCCGGTGATGAGGCCGCGCCACTGGCGGTCGCGGATCTCGCGCATTCGATCGGGGCGGACATCGGATTCGATGTTGTGGGGCGCTTCGACCGTCCCGACATGCCGGACGTGATCGGACTGGGCGCACACGACAAGGCTCGCCAGGAACGCCTCCGCGGGCAGCCCGTCCTCTTCGTAGGCGGCGGTGTGGTCGAGTCAATGCCCCACTCCGTACTCGCCCGCTGCCGCCGGCTTGTCCGCGACTCTCGGCCGGCGCGAGTCTCTCTTTTTGCTGCGGCAGTTGAAGCCGACGTAAAATACCGCATGCTGGTGCGGTGGCAAATTCGTCGAGCATTAGGAGGGATGGCTCAACTATACGTTCGGGACGTTCTATCGGCGGAGGTACTTCGTCGCCTCGTTCCCAAGCGGACTGTCACGGTGACAGGTGACGTGGTTCTTTGGATGCAGGCCGAGCCAGAACTTCCGATCCCGGTTCGGTCGATTGGCCGGTACATTGCGGTGTCCCTGGCAGATGTCTGGAAAGGAACGCCGGGTTGGTGTGACTGGCTCGCGGCTCAACTCGCCCGGATCGCCCGCCGGCTCGACGCGGCGGTGGTCTTTGTCCCCTGCTCGGCCCGATTCAGTGACGATTGCGGTGAGCACGACCGCGTCGCCGGCCAATTAGCTGCTTTGAACCCGAACATACCGGTTGTCCGCATAGGGGACGGACTCGGCCCCCGGGGGGTTGCGGCGGTCCTCGGAGGAGCGGTCTTAGCGATCGGTATGCGGTTGCACGCCTGCGTGATGGCGTATGCACAGCGGACCCCTTGCGTCGGCCTGGCCTATCATCCTAAATTAATTGGCTTTGCCCGCACTACCGGGTGCGACCACTGGTTTATACCCACTCGCACCTTGGGGAAGCAAACGGCACCTTATGGTTACACTTTCGCCGATACCGGCCTTGCAACCACCGACCTCGAGTCCGTGGCGATGGACGCCCTTGAAAATACCTCGTACGAGCGCCTCGACGAACTACGTGGTCAGCTCGTCGAAGCGTTCGTTCGGTCTATCGCGAGCTAA
- a CDS encoding oligosaccharide flippase family protein, translating into MPGSVFTGRALPNSPNFRQWNPMTPLLPPTESPAGTGARTPAPDEIVSCTRDGGSAHSTDGLSLRNRALTGAIWVLVGHLVSQVLRFGSSLILTRLLFPEAFGLMTLITTFLVGLHMFSDIGIGPSIVQNKRGEEPSFLNTAWTIQIVRGVVLWACSCFLAWPLAALYGLPEVAWILPVAALTAVAQGFNSTALFTSNRQLSFGRVTAIELGTQGAATLLMVSLAWIYHSVWVLVAGNLFAAVAKAILSHAVLRGARHRLHWDREAAVSLVRFGRWLFFGTLLTYFCLSADRLVLGYFMTSTEFGVYSLAFILSQVVFSMVQHLSDKVVFPVYARLGNCGPEELRAKVYRLRRTVLVGALPPLCVLAVGGPGIINLLYDTRYQNAGWMLRILAIGSIIPISTATLSPLILARGDSFRHLIVLASRLALTVGAMITGGLIAGSAGLIIGYAFSPVLLYPVLVVAAFRPYGVWMPVLDLCAVIVPVSFIALGLWIFN; encoded by the coding sequence ATGCCGGGCAGCGTGTTCACCGGGCGCGCGCTCCCGAACAGCCCCAACTTTCGACAGTGGAATCCGATGACTCCGTTACTCCCGCCCACCGAATCGCCTGCTGGAACCGGTGCCCGAACGCCCGCACCCGACGAAATCGTCTCCTGCACGCGAGATGGAGGCAGTGCCCACTCTACGGACGGGCTCTCGCTTAGAAACCGCGCACTGACCGGGGCAATTTGGGTTCTTGTAGGTCACCTCGTCTCGCAAGTTCTGCGGTTCGGCTCGAGCCTGATTCTCACCCGCCTCTTGTTCCCCGAAGCGTTCGGGTTGATGACCTTAATCACCACGTTCTTGGTCGGTCTCCATATGTTCTCGGACATCGGGATCGGGCCGAGCATCGTTCAGAATAAGCGGGGCGAGGAACCGTCGTTTCTGAATACCGCTTGGACGATTCAAATTGTTCGGGGTGTGGTTCTCTGGGCGTGTTCGTGTTTTCTTGCTTGGCCGCTTGCGGCGCTGTACGGGCTCCCCGAGGTGGCCTGGATACTCCCCGTCGCCGCGTTGACGGCCGTGGCCCAGGGATTCAATTCGACCGCCCTGTTCACGAGTAACCGCCAACTTTCATTCGGCCGCGTCACCGCTATTGAGTTAGGAACACAAGGCGCTGCGACGCTGTTAATGGTAAGTCTTGCCTGGATCTACCACTCCGTTTGGGTCCTCGTGGCTGGGAATCTGTTCGCAGCCGTGGCGAAGGCGATACTCAGTCACGCGGTATTGCGCGGGGCGCGCCACCGGTTACATTGGGACCGGGAAGCAGCAGTTTCCTTGGTCCGATTCGGCCGGTGGCTCTTCTTCGGAACCCTGCTGACGTATTTCTGCCTGTCGGCGGACCGTCTCGTGCTCGGTTACTTCATGACTAGTACCGAGTTTGGGGTATATTCGCTTGCCTTCATCCTCTCGCAAGTCGTATTTAGTATGGTTCAGCATCTGTCGGATAAGGTCGTGTTTCCGGTTTACGCTCGACTCGGGAATTGTGGCCCGGAAGAATTGAGGGCCAAGGTGTATCGCTTGCGGCGGACCGTGCTCGTGGGAGCACTACCTCCCCTTTGCGTGCTCGCAGTCGGGGGCCCGGGTATCATTAACTTGCTTTACGATACTCGCTACCAGAATGCCGGTTGGATGCTCCGCATCTTGGCCATCGGTTCGATCATTCCGATCTCCACCGCCACGCTCAGCCCGTTGATTCTCGCGCGCGGTGACTCGTTTCGGCACTTGATCGTCTTGGCCTCGCGCTTGGCTCTAACAGTGGGAGCCATGATCACCGGGGGACTGATTGCCGGGTCCGCCGGCCTGATTATAGGATATGCCTTCTCTCCTGTACTACTCTATCCCGTGTTGGTCGTAGCGGCTTTCCGACCCTACGGCGTCTGGATGCCAGTGTTGGATCTGTGCGCCGTGATCGTTCCTGTCAGCTTTATTGCTTTGGGGTTGTGGATTTTTAACTGA